From the genome of Segatella hominis, one region includes:
- the folD gene encoding bifunctional methylenetetrahydrofolate dehydrogenase/methenyltetrahydrofolate cyclohydrolase FolD, giving the protein MQLIDGKATAAAIKEQIAEEVKQIVAQGGKQPHLVAVLVGHDGGSETYVKNKVLACEKCGFKSTLIRFEDDVTEEELLACVDKLNQDDDVDGFIVQLPLPKHIDEQKVTMAIDYRKDVDGFHPVNVGRMAIGLPCFISATPLGILTLLQHYHIETSGKKCVVLGRSNIVGKPMAQLMMQKQYGDATVTVCHSHSKNLKEECREADIIIAAIGRPDFVTADMVKPGAVVIDVGTTRVPDVTKKSGFRLNGDVKFDEVAEKCSFITPVPGGVGPMTICSLMKNTLAAGKKEYYK; this is encoded by the coding sequence ATGCAGCTAATCGACGGAAAGGCGACGGCAGCCGCCATCAAGGAACAGATAGCCGAGGAGGTGAAGCAGATAGTAGCGCAAGGTGGCAAGCAACCTCATCTCGTGGCCGTGCTCGTGGGGCACGACGGAGGTAGCGAGACCTATGTGAAAAACAAGGTCTTGGCTTGTGAAAAGTGTGGATTTAAATCTACGCTAATCCGATTTGAAGATGACGTAACAGAAGAGGAACTTCTGGCTTGCGTTGACAAACTCAATCAGGATGATGATGTGGATGGATTCATCGTACAGTTGCCTTTGCCTAAGCATATTGATGAACAGAAGGTGACGATGGCGATAGACTATCGCAAGGATGTGGATGGTTTCCATCCTGTCAATGTGGGTAGAATGGCAATCGGTCTTCCTTGTTTCATTTCTGCTACTCCATTGGGTATTCTTACCTTGTTGCAGCATTATCATATCGAGACCAGTGGCAAGAAATGCGTAGTGCTCGGACGTAGCAATATCGTTGGCAAGCCTATGGCTCAACTGATGATGCAAAAGCAGTATGGTGATGCTACGGTAACAGTCTGTCATTCTCATTCCAAGAACTTGAAGGAGGAATGTCGTGAGGCTGATATCATCATCGCTGCTATCGGCAGACCGGATTTCGTAACGGCTGATATGGTGAAGCCGGGTGCAGTTGTAATCGATGTGGGTACAACGCGTGTACCGGATGTAACTAAAAAGAGCGGCTTCCGTCTCAATGGTGATGTGAAGTTTGATGAAGTAGCAGAGAAATGTTCTTTCATCACACCGGTTCCTGGTGGTGTAGGACCGATGACGATTTGTTCTTTGATGAAGAATACCCTTGCTGCTGGCAAAAAAGAATATTATAAGTAG
- the ffh gene encoding signal recognition particle protein: protein MFENLSDRLERSFKILKGEGKITEINVAETMKDVRRALLDADVNFKVAKEFTNSVKEKALGMNVLTAVKPGQLMVKLVHDELAELMGGEEAPLKLEGHPAIILMSGLQGSGKTTFSGKLANMLKTKKGKKPLLVACDVYRPAAIDQLKVVGEQVGVPVYAEPDNKDVCVIADHAIQQAKTNGNDVVIVDTAGRLAIDEQMMNEISNLKNHLHPDETLFVVDSMTGQDAVNTAKEFNDRLDFNGVVLTKLDGDTRGGAALSIRTVVTKPIKFIGTGEKMEAIDVFHPARMADRILGMGDVVSLVERAQEQFDLEEAKKLEKKIRKNQFDFNDFYAQIQQIKKMGNIKDLASMIPGVGKAIRDVDIPEDAFKGVEAIIQSMTPKERSNPGILNTSRRQRIAKGSGTNIQEVNKLIKQFDQTRKMMQMMTGNKMAQMMSRMKGMPGMPKMPGM, encoded by the coding sequence ATGTTTGAAAATTTAAGTGATAGATTAGAGCGCTCTTTCAAAATATTGAAAGGTGAAGGTAAGATAACTGAAATCAACGTGGCTGAAACCATGAAGGATGTACGTCGTGCACTTTTGGATGCCGATGTTAACTTTAAGGTTGCCAAGGAGTTTACCAACTCTGTGAAGGAAAAGGCGCTGGGTATGAACGTGCTTACTGCCGTGAAGCCAGGACAGTTGATGGTGAAGTTGGTACACGATGAGCTGGCCGAGTTGATGGGAGGCGAAGAGGCTCCTTTGAAGCTCGAAGGCCATCCTGCCATTATCCTGATGAGTGGTTTGCAGGGTTCTGGTAAGACTACCTTCAGTGGTAAGCTCGCTAATATGCTGAAGACCAAGAAGGGAAAGAAACCATTGCTCGTAGCGTGCGACGTATATCGTCCTGCTGCTATCGACCAGTTGAAGGTGGTAGGTGAGCAAGTGGGAGTTCCTGTATATGCTGAGCCTGACAACAAGGATGTATGCGTGATTGCTGATCATGCCATCCAGCAGGCTAAGACCAATGGCAATGATGTGGTCATCGTCGATACTGCCGGCCGTCTTGCCATCGACGAGCAGATGATGAATGAGATCAGTAATCTGAAGAATCATTTGCACCCGGATGAAACCTTGTTTGTTGTTGACTCCATGACTGGTCAGGATGCTGTCAATACAGCGAAGGAGTTTAATGATCGCTTGGATTTCAATGGTGTTGTACTTACCAAACTTGATGGTGATACCCGTGGTGGTGCTGCGCTCAGTATCCGTACTGTGGTAACCAAGCCTATCAAGTTTATCGGTACTGGTGAAAAGATGGAAGCCATCGACGTGTTCCATCCAGCCCGTATGGCAGACCGTATCCTCGGTATGGGTGACGTCGTTTCACTCGTAGAGCGTGCACAGGAGCAGTTTGACTTAGAAGAGGCTAAGAAGTTGGAGAAGAAGATTCGCAAGAATCAGTTCGACTTCAATGACTTCTATGCTCAGATTCAGCAAATCAAGAAGATGGGTAATATCAAGGATTTGGCCAGCATGATTCCTGGAGTCGGCAAGGCTATCCGCGATGTTGATATCCCTGAGGATGCTTTCAAGGGTGTGGAGGCTATCATTCAGAGTATGACTCCTAAGGAGCGCTCAAATCCTGGCATCCTGAATACCAGTCGCCGTCAGCGTATCGCCAAGGGTTCTGGTACCAATATCCAGGAGGTGAACAAGCTCATCAAGCAGTTTGATCAGACTCGCAAGATGATGCAGATGATGACTGGCAACAAGATGGCACAGATGATGAGCCGCATGAAGGGTATGCCAGGTATGCCTAAGATGCCGGGAATGTGA
- a CDS encoding NAD(P)-dependent oxidoreductase yields MSEQIEQQNNKATDAPVSAANEPAAAFQVVNEGFSTREAIEEAKRCLHCKVPQCRKGCPIENDIPEFVHELSMGNMGAAMSIINEKSNLPAICGRVCPHEKQCQGHCVLGKKGKPVQIGKLEQFIADFDTKMKLSREKLPQKTRGRVAVIGSGPAGLSVAGDLARQGFNVTIFEGQAEPGGVLMYGIPEYRLPKSVVRDEVSKIEALGVQFITNCMVGENNVTIDSLFRAGYDAIFMGTGTNVPQNMDSTPGSKLHGVSQSTYFLHNVNAYNEGALTRDMVPLRDGEKVGVIGGGNVAMDAARTAIRLGADVTVLYRKTQEEMPAIQSEYEDAVKEGVKFEWKTTVEAFLKGKNGRLGSCVLNTPDGEKVEKFDRIYLAIGSRPANRIVSTTAGIEVDEKGYVKVVDRPFGMTTRRGVFAGGDVVHRPQTVVLAMKAAKEVAQGIAQYVDAIKLLEEAKRIEKSGTTEVENE; encoded by the coding sequence ATGAGTGAACAGATTGAACAACAGAATAACAAGGCTACGGATGCTCCTGTTTCTGCTGCCAATGAGCCAGCAGCTGCTTTCCAGGTTGTAAACGAGGGCTTTTCTACCCGTGAGGCAATCGAGGAGGCTAAGCGTTGTCTTCATTGTAAGGTCCCACAGTGCCGTAAAGGATGTCCGATAGAAAATGACATTCCTGAATTCGTACACGAGTTGTCGATGGGTAATATGGGAGCTGCCATGTCTATCATCAATGAAAAGAGTAACTTGCCTGCTATCTGCGGACGTGTTTGCCCTCATGAGAAGCAATGCCAGGGTCATTGTGTCTTGGGCAAGAAGGGTAAACCGGTACAGATTGGTAAACTGGAGCAGTTTATTGCTGATTTCGATACGAAGATGAAGTTGTCTCGTGAGAAACTTCCTCAGAAGACTCGTGGTCGTGTGGCTGTCATCGGTTCGGGGCCGGCTGGCTTGTCGGTTGCCGGTGATTTGGCACGTCAGGGCTTCAATGTAACCATCTTTGAAGGTCAGGCTGAACCGGGTGGTGTCTTGATGTATGGTATTCCTGAGTATCGTCTGCCAAAGAGTGTGGTGCGCGATGAGGTGAGCAAGATCGAGGCATTGGGCGTTCAGTTTATTACCAATTGTATGGTAGGCGAGAACAATGTAACTATTGACAGTCTTTTCCGTGCAGGATATGATGCGATCTTTATGGGAACGGGTACGAATGTGCCTCAGAATATGGATTCTACTCCTGGAAGCAAGTTGCATGGTGTAAGTCAGAGTACTTATTTCCTCCATAATGTGAATGCTTACAATGAGGGTGCCCTGACACGAGATATGGTGCCTTTGCGTGATGGCGAGAAGGTGGGTGTAATCGGTGGCGGTAATGTGGCCATGGATGCTGCCCGTACGGCTATTCGTCTGGGTGCTGATGTGACAGTGCTTTATCGTAAGACTCAGGAGGAGATGCCTGCTATTCAAAGCGAATATGAGGATGCTGTGAAAGAAGGTGTGAAGTTTGAGTGGAAAACTACTGTTGAGGCTTTCCTGAAAGGTAAGAACGGACGCTTGGGCAGTTGTGTGCTGAATACTCCTGATGGGGAGAAGGTAGAGAAATTTGATAGAATCTATCTGGCTATCGGCTCTCGTCCTGCAAACCGTATCGTTTCTACTACAGCTGGTATTGAGGTGGATGAAAAGGGCTATGTCAAGGTCGTAGATCGTCCGTTTGGTATGACTACCCGCCGTGGTGTCTTTGCTGGCGGTGATGTGGTGCATCGTCCTCAGACTGTGGTCTTGGCCATGAAGGCTGCCAAGGAAGTGGCTCAGGGTATTGCTCAGTATGTGGATGCCATCAAGTTGCTTGAGGAGGCTAAACGTATTGAGAAAAGTGGTACTACTGAGGTTGAAAATGAATAA
- a CDS encoding prephenate dehydrogenase/arogenate dehydrogenase family protein — MRILIMGAGKMGSFFIDLLSFDHEVAVYEKDAKRLRFTYNCYRFTKMEEVEMFRPELVINAVTVKYTLSAFEEVLPHLSKDCIISDIASVKTGLQEFYEKSGFRYVSTHPMFGPTFANLNQLSEENAVIIKEGDYMGKIFFKDLYQKLGLSLHEYTFDEHDQTVAYSLSIPFVSTFAFAAVMKHQDAPGTTFKRHMQIAKGVLNEDDYLLQEILFNPYTSGQVSQIREELAELIDIIDHKDAKRMKLFLTKIRNHVREDIEIKEH; from the coding sequence ATGAGAATATTAATCATGGGAGCAGGTAAGATGGGAAGTTTTTTCATCGACCTGCTCAGCTTCGATCATGAGGTGGCAGTGTATGAGAAGGATGCTAAGCGCCTTCGTTTTACCTACAACTGTTACCGTTTCACCAAGATGGAGGAAGTAGAGATGTTTCGTCCGGAACTGGTCATCAATGCGGTGACGGTGAAATATACTTTGTCTGCTTTCGAAGAGGTGTTGCCTCATTTGTCGAAGGATTGTATCATCAGTGATATAGCTTCCGTGAAGACGGGTTTACAGGAGTTTTATGAGAAGAGCGGATTCCGCTATGTCAGTACGCACCCGATGTTTGGTCCTACGTTTGCCAATCTGAATCAACTTTCAGAGGAGAATGCGGTCATCATCAAGGAGGGCGACTACATGGGCAAGATCTTCTTTAAGGACTTGTATCAGAAGTTGGGATTGAGCCTGCATGAATATACTTTTGATGAGCACGACCAGACGGTGGCATATTCGCTGAGTATTCCTTTTGTCAGCACCTTTGCCTTTGCGGCTGTGATGAAGCATCAAGATGCACCTGGTACTACCTTTAAGCGCCACATGCAGATAGCCAAGGGTGTGTTGAATGAGGATGATTATCTCTTGCAGGAAATCCTTTTCAATCCTTATACTTCGGGACAGGTTTCTCAGATACGTGAAGAGTTGGCAGAGTTGATAGATATCATCGATCACAAGGATGCCAAACGCATGAAGCTCTTCCTGACGAAGATTCGTAACCATGTAAGGGAGGATATTGAAATCAAGGAGCATTGA
- a CDS encoding bifunctional 3-deoxy-7-phosphoheptulonate synthase/chorismate mutase type II gives MELELEPLNFPSDQERPCVIAGPCSAETEEQVMTTARQLAAKGCHMFRAGVWKPRTKPGGFEGNGEAALPWMKQVKEETGMLTATEVATPEHVELALKYGIDILWIGARTSANPFAMQSLADSLKGVDVPVLVKNPVNPDLELWIGALQRINQAGIKKLGAIHRGFSSFDKKIYRNLPMWQIPIELHRRIPQLPIICDPSHIGGRRDLIAPLCQQAMDLGFDGLIVESHCQPDDAWSDAKQQVTPDVLDYILSLLVVRDEHYSTEGLHQLRGQIDELDNQLMDLLAKRMRVCREIGTYKKEHNMTIVQTNRYNEILDKRGAQAALCGMSSEFAAQIFEHIHEESVRQQLEILNQK, from the coding sequence ATGGAATTAGAATTAGAACCATTGAATTTTCCTAGTGATCAGGAACGCCCTTGTGTGATTGCAGGTCCATGTTCTGCAGAGACAGAAGAGCAGGTTATGACAACAGCAAGACAGTTGGCTGCCAAGGGTTGCCATATGTTTAGAGCTGGTGTATGGAAGCCTCGCACCAAACCAGGCGGTTTTGAGGGAAATGGTGAGGCTGCTTTGCCTTGGATGAAGCAGGTGAAGGAGGAAACCGGTATGCTGACTGCTACTGAGGTGGCTACACCTGAGCATGTGGAGCTGGCCTTGAAGTATGGTATCGATATTCTATGGATTGGTGCACGTACTTCTGCCAATCCTTTTGCGATGCAGTCTCTTGCTGACAGTTTGAAAGGCGTGGATGTACCAGTATTGGTGAAAAACCCAGTAAACCCTGATTTGGAGTTGTGGATCGGTGCTCTCCAGCGTATCAATCAGGCTGGTATCAAGAAGTTGGGTGCTATCCATCGTGGTTTCTCCAGCTTTGATAAAAAGATTTATAGAAATCTTCCTATGTGGCAGATTCCTATTGAGTTGCATCGCCGTATTCCACAGTTGCCTATCATCTGTGATCCAAGCCATATCGGTGGTCGTCGTGATTTGATCGCTCCACTTTGTCAGCAGGCAATGGACCTTGGTTTTGATGGCTTGATCGTGGAGAGTCACTGCCAGCCTGATGATGCTTGGAGTGATGCTAAGCAGCAGGTTACTCCTGATGTTCTGGATTACATCCTGAGTCTCTTGGTGGTTCGTGATGAGCATTATTCTACTGAAGGTCTGCATCAGTTGCGTGGTCAGATTGATGAGTTGGACAACCAGTTGATGGATCTCTTGGCTAAGCGTATGCGTGTTTGCCGTGAGATTGGTACTTACAAGAAGGAGCACAATATGACCATCGTACAGACCAACCGTTACAATGAAATTCTGGACAAGCGCGGTGCACAGGCTGCCCTTTGTGGTATGAGCTCTGAGTTTGCTGCCCAGATCTTCGAGCATATCCATGAGGAAAGTGTTCGCCAGCAGTTGGAAATTTTGAATCAGAAGTAA
- a CDS encoding pyridoxal phosphate-dependent aminotransferase codes for MIQPANRVTEIQEYYFSRKLKEVAKLNAEGMDIISLAIGSPDMPPSKQTIDKLCEVAQRPDAHGYQPTVGIPELRKAMAGFYKRWYNVDLDWATEIQPLIGSKEGILHVTLAFCNVGDEVLIPNPGYPTYTAINKILGTKITYYDLREDNGWQPDFEALEKMDLSRVKLMWTNYPNMPTGGNARMETYERLVEFAKKHDIVVVNDNPYSLVLNEHPMSIMQVPGAKECCIEFNSMSKSHNMPGWRVAMISSNKTFISWILKVKSNIDNGSFRGIQLAAAEAFNTNSDEWHHEYNIVNYRRRRDIAEEIMKVMDCTFDPNQVGMFLWGKIPEKYADVEDLTEKVLHEARVFITPGFIFGSNGKRYVRISLCAKDEKMKEALERIKSVFEKK; via the coding sequence ATGATACAGCCAGCGAATAGAGTAACGGAAATTCAAGAATACTACTTCAGTAGAAAACTGAAGGAAGTGGCCAAGTTGAATGCCGAAGGAATGGATATTATCAGTCTTGCGATCGGTAGTCCGGATATGCCTCCTTCTAAGCAGACCATTGATAAATTGTGTGAGGTGGCACAGCGTCCTGATGCACATGGTTATCAGCCTACCGTGGGCATACCTGAGTTGCGCAAGGCAATGGCGGGTTTCTATAAGCGATGGTATAATGTGGATCTTGACTGGGCTACTGAGATTCAGCCGCTTATCGGTAGCAAAGAGGGAATCCTGCACGTTACGCTTGCCTTCTGCAATGTGGGCGATGAGGTGCTGATTCCAAACCCTGGTTATCCTACCTATACTGCCATTAATAAGATATTGGGTACCAAGATTACTTATTATGATCTGCGCGAGGATAATGGATGGCAACCGGACTTTGAGGCTTTGGAGAAGATGGACTTGAGTCGCGTGAAGTTGATGTGGACCAACTATCCGAACATGCCAACGGGTGGAAATGCCCGCATGGAAACTTACGAAAGATTGGTGGAATTTGCCAAGAAGCATGATATCGTGGTGGTGAATGACAATCCTTATTCGCTTGTGCTGAATGAGCATCCGATGAGTATCATGCAGGTGCCAGGGGCAAAAGAGTGCTGTATCGAGTTCAACTCTATGAGCAAGAGCCATAATATGCCAGGATGGCGTGTGGCGATGATCTCCAGCAACAAGACTTTCATCTCCTGGATCTTGAAGGTGAAGAGCAATATCGACAATGGTTCGTTCCGTGGTATTCAGTTGGCTGCTGCTGAGGCTTTCAATACGAATAGCGATGAATGGCATCATGAGTATAATATCGTGAACTATCGCCGTCGCCGTGATATCGCAGAGGAAATCATGAAGGTGATGGATTGTACTTTCGATCCGAATCAGGTGGGTATGTTCCTCTGGGGAAAGATACCGGAGAAATATGCTGATGTAGAGGATTTGACGGAGAAGGTGCTCCATGAAGCCCGTGTGTTTATCACCCCTGGTTTTATTTTCGGAAGCAACGGAAAACGCTATGTCCGTATCAGCCTGTGTGCTAAGGATGAGAAAATGAAGGAGGCGCTTGAAAGAATCAAGAGTGTGTTTGAAAAGAAATAA
- a CDS encoding prephenate dehydratase yields the protein MKRIAIQGELGSFHDITAHEYFEGEQIELICCATFEEVFENIKRDPTVIGITAIENTIAGSLLHNYELLRQSGTTVVGEHRLHIEHSICCLPEDDWSTLQEVHSHPVALMQCGKFLANHPDLKAVEAEDTAGSAAYIAKHHVRGWAAICSSYAAQMYGMKVLQEGIHDNPHNFTRFLVVCNPQKAALLRPIEKANKASIVFSLSHDKGSLSKVLTILSFYDINLTKIQSLPNIGHEWEYLFYVDLTFDNLTRYRQSIDAITPLVKKIKVLGEYEEKE from the coding sequence ATGAAGAGAATAGCAATACAAGGTGAGTTAGGATCATTTCATGACATTACTGCGCATGAGTATTTCGAGGGCGAGCAGATAGAGTTGATTTGCTGTGCTACCTTCGAAGAGGTGTTTGAGAACATCAAGCGTGATCCTACTGTCATCGGCATCACTGCCATCGAAAATACCATTGCTGGCAGTTTGCTTCACAACTATGAGTTGCTACGACAGAGTGGTACTACTGTGGTGGGTGAGCATAGGCTGCACATCGAACATAGTATCTGTTGTCTTCCGGAGGATGATTGGAGTACGCTCCAAGAGGTTCACTCTCATCCTGTTGCTTTGATGCAGTGCGGTAAGTTTCTTGCCAACCATCCCGACTTGAAGGCGGTGGAGGCTGAGGATACGGCGGGTTCGGCTGCTTATATTGCTAAACACCATGTGAGAGGGTGGGCGGCTATCTGCTCTTCTTATGCTGCTCAGATGTATGGCATGAAGGTGCTGCAGGAAGGTATCCACGATAATCCGCACAATTTTACCCGTTTTCTCGTGGTTTGCAATCCGCAGAAGGCTGCACTGCTTCGTCCGATAGAGAAAGCCAACAAGGCGAGCATCGTGTTCAGCCTCTCTCACGACAAGGGTTCTCTCTCCAAAGTGCTCACCATCTTGAGTTTCTATGATATCAACCTGACGAAGATTCAGTCTTTGCCTAATATCGGACACGAATGGGAGTATCTCTTCTATGTCGATTTGACTTTCGACAACCTTACCCGATACCGCCAGAGTATTGATGCTATTACTCCTCTGGTGAAGAAAATCAAGGTGTTGGGTGAATATGAGGAGAAAGAGTGA
- a CDS encoding tetratricopeptide repeat protein → MGFFKRFFGGKSESSEDKKEDQSAKNFEVLKYDGVRAMHQGQMDYAIKCLTNALQAKQVDEEGDASKEDQEVLEVRDFLSLALIQKGELAQAYDQLRKLSEAQPDNKQIFVRMAEVTYMMEDYGAMSHACEKGMLIDKDDAHLLFLYAKACLGQGDVINTIAMLTKSILLAEKLQEGLAQAVQSRLLRGETLLKLGDVKGAEEDAAWLLEQLEEPVEEVLLLEARILLAQGKMDDAISYYNKVIDVNPFSAIAFKERGAIYLAKGDKVNAEKDMQSYLEMNPQEADAVTGEFKAEGKEHCR, encoded by the coding sequence ATGGGATTTTTTAAGCGTTTTTTTGGCGGCAAAAGTGAGTCGTCTGAAGATAAGAAGGAAGATCAGTCTGCCAAGAATTTCGAGGTGCTGAAATATGATGGTGTGCGGGCGATGCATCAGGGACAGATGGATTATGCCATCAAGTGTCTGACCAATGCTTTGCAGGCTAAACAGGTAGATGAAGAGGGGGATGCTTCCAAAGAGGACCAGGAGGTTTTGGAGGTGCGTGATTTTCTTTCTCTGGCTCTTATCCAGAAAGGTGAACTCGCGCAGGCTTATGATCAGCTTCGCAAATTGTCGGAGGCTCAGCCGGATAACAAGCAGATTTTTGTTCGTATGGCTGAGGTGACTTATATGATGGAGGATTATGGGGCGATGTCACATGCCTGTGAGAAAGGGATGCTCATCGACAAGGATGATGCTCACCTGCTGTTCCTTTATGCCAAGGCTTGCCTGGGACAGGGTGATGTGATCAATACCATTGCCATGCTGACGAAGAGTATTCTTTTGGCTGAAAAACTGCAGGAGGGTTTGGCGCAGGCGGTACAATCCAGATTGCTGCGTGGTGAAACGCTTTTGAAGTTGGGCGATGTGAAGGGTGCTGAGGAAGATGCTGCCTGGCTTCTTGAACAGTTGGAGGAGCCTGTTGAGGAGGTGCTCCTCCTGGAGGCTCGTATTCTGCTGGCTCAAGGAAAGATGGATGATGCTATCTCCTATTATAATAAGGTAATAGACGTGAACCCATTCTCTGCCATCGCTTTCAAAGAGCGTGGTGCGATCTATCTGGCCAAGGGTGACAAGGTGAATGCGGAGAAAGATATGCAGAGTTACCTGGAAATGAATCCTCAGGAGGCTGATGCTGTGACCGGTGAATTTAAAGCCGAAGGTAAGGAACATTGCAGATAA
- a CDS encoding DUF5020 family protein: MKSLFLMIATLLVSGFAKAQTNAQVLYDFGTDRKFVTLTLEMFKQDKWGNTYFFVDHDFNLNQMTDPNTGKKYEHNMSQGGTYTEISRALNFWQNTKLKNLSLHAEYNGGIYKDYPINNAWLFGVEYFMHDKSFKNTLTLQALYKTIRKTDQNVPMQFTAVWGCKDIFGVKGLNFSGFADFWWENHSSFKDKHGNLKYNDKGEVAYTPEHTVFTSEPQLWYNVGQHFGCNNLSVGGEVEISNNFGSNAGFMVRPCLGAKWDF, from the coding sequence ATGAAAAGTTTATTTTTGATGATTGCCACCTTGTTGGTTAGCGGATTCGCAAAGGCACAAACCAACGCACAGGTCCTGTATGATTTCGGTACAGACCGTAAGTTCGTAACCCTCACCCTTGAAATGTTCAAGCAGGACAAATGGGGTAACACCTATTTCTTCGTGGATCATGATTTCAATCTGAATCAGATGACAGACCCAAATACGGGCAAAAAATACGAGCACAACATGTCACAAGGTGGAACTTATACCGAGATTTCTCGCGCCCTCAACTTTTGGCAGAACACTAAATTGAAGAATTTAAGTCTCCATGCCGAGTATAATGGTGGTATTTATAAGGATTATCCCATCAACAATGCATGGCTTTTCGGTGTAGAGTATTTCATGCACGACAAGAGTTTCAAGAACACATTGACACTCCAGGCACTCTATAAGACGATTCGCAAAACAGACCAGAATGTCCCAATGCAGTTTACAGCAGTATGGGGTTGCAAGGACATCTTTGGCGTAAAAGGTCTGAACTTTAGCGGTTTTGCCGATTTCTGGTGGGAGAACCACAGTTCATTCAAGGACAAGCATGGCAATTTGAAATATAACGATAAGGGCGAAGTAGCTTACACCCCCGAGCACACCGTCTTCACATCAGAGCCTCAGCTTTGGTATAATGTAGGTCAGCACTTCGGCTGCAACAATCTCAGCGTAGGAGGCGAAGTAGAGATCAGCAACAATTTCGGTTCCAATGCCGGTTTCATGGTTCGTCCATGCTTAGGCGCCAAGTGGGATTTCTAA